Proteins from a genomic interval of Pseudoruegeria sp. SHC-113:
- a CDS encoding helicase-related protein gives MTEAAGAKETPASFRDVEWRDEYRTSEIRPGEPATDILKEFYIPALERSVRYDRVAGYFRSSSLAAASQGFTAFARNGAKARFLVGCDLDAEDVKAALRGADEALVAHLTAALENDGSWSAETVRGVDLFAYLVSKGLLEVKVAFRVHKETGDPLSVESTADGYVHEKWAVFVDGEGNVIRIDGSLNESKTALSINAENVLLHCSWWDERSRRQTGKALKDFDHLWRHGSEGIRVMDLPEAVKARLVRMGRDVIEPKEIDGTEAPTPPKDPESPFAALAPIDYLRWRLIKDGPCLPGGRFVGIETAPVVPWPHQAFVARRLVNSWPHSFLMCDEVGLGKTIEAGLAIRSLTLSGIASRVLIASPASLTRQWQREMKSKFLLDFARTAPRGRMSHERLDEDSNPVEVSEGGLLAPNLVIASTGLLTHRTRRSEVRGAKGWDIALVDEAHYARAVHRQNQLYSLIDEVIRPKARALLLATATPMQLAMQEAFDLMRLTGRVGSFGLDDDISRQYYEAVQEFVRGRGRISDATLEFLRRAILEIKLLDPEYWTFIMSAYRSPADQRTVARWVEEARPFPAGDWRLIARVLRAAAPLSRVMLRHTRDLLRLYRDSGKLNANLAERHVRPLDPINFSPTERRVYDALEAYCRDLDTRVRASARQEDQRRVASVGFYLSFLRLRFASSLHAIRKTLERRTEKVKATLRAHQHAGFNPTNEELEEAVFEGDDEGDEVAVDALLDGRTESDLLWEQEALRGLLDRLDELVGVPSKLDRLLSELNARRQGSRFRQTVVFTRFKDTLDHLVDELRSRMPSALVGTFSGAGGSRYDPAAGKMISTTRLEITQSFVRGDIDVLLCTDAAAEGLNLQTADLLINFDLPWNPAKVEQRIGRIDRIGQKYHEIFVANYAYAGSAEERVYGRLLSRLAEAGLIVGPQQIALLPVTEADFRALENPSVSADELRRIETEAAERLRRSKAAAEALEIPPKELQEFYRAWERSGDFAAPVSLADIDVALTSLAKVAPHLLSVTEHPGIFALRYEDGRVSHITASRELLDRPPPEVRTTLEFASYGAPAFDHLLEQLPDLHAGWMARVSVSGALGNNGIERVGFCVATTTGPVSALRVADLKEIEIDPNATVGEVDSAPVEAELAKALTDEIRAVEKGIDDVNANRRASAEQLVLSHEIAAAYLETATGANDADDLHRRLRDELIPNRPHGLLVRMQPARLAHRTPMLSETSFRGIPGDEANVHISPPQLKAAEIKIDGVIREMRRQGEEMYREEAAARLRRKVARL, from the coding sequence GTGACAGAAGCAGCCGGCGCGAAAGAGACGCCGGCGTCCTTCCGGGACGTCGAGTGGCGGGACGAGTACCGGACGTCAGAGATCCGTCCCGGCGAGCCCGCGACCGATATCCTGAAGGAGTTCTATATCCCGGCCTTGGAGCGGTCGGTCCGCTATGACCGGGTCGCCGGGTACTTCCGGTCCTCGTCCCTCGCGGCCGCCTCTCAGGGGTTCACCGCCTTCGCTCGCAACGGGGCGAAGGCCCGCTTCCTGGTCGGTTGCGATCTGGACGCGGAAGACGTGAAGGCGGCGCTGCGGGGTGCTGATGAGGCGCTTGTCGCACACCTGACGGCCGCCCTTGAGAATGACGGGTCCTGGAGCGCGGAGACGGTCCGGGGCGTCGACCTGTTCGCCTATTTGGTTTCCAAGGGGCTCCTCGAGGTGAAGGTGGCCTTTCGGGTTCACAAGGAAACCGGCGATCCGCTCTCCGTCGAGTCCACGGCCGACGGGTACGTTCACGAGAAATGGGCCGTGTTCGTGGACGGTGAGGGAAACGTGATCCGGATTGACGGGTCCCTGAACGAGTCAAAGACAGCCCTGTCGATCAACGCCGAGAACGTCCTGCTGCATTGTTCGTGGTGGGATGAACGGAGCCGTCGCCAGACTGGAAAAGCTCTGAAAGATTTCGATCACCTCTGGCGTCATGGGAGCGAGGGGATCCGCGTCATGGATTTGCCAGAGGCGGTCAAGGCGCGTTTGGTCCGAATGGGACGGGACGTGATCGAGCCGAAGGAGATCGACGGGACGGAGGCACCCACTCCGCCGAAGGATCCAGAAAGCCCGTTCGCCGCGCTCGCCCCGATCGATTATCTTCGGTGGCGCCTGATCAAGGACGGGCCGTGCTTGCCAGGCGGGCGGTTCGTCGGCATCGAGACCGCACCGGTTGTCCCTTGGCCGCACCAAGCCTTCGTCGCCCGCCGCCTGGTCAATTCCTGGCCGCACAGCTTCCTGATGTGCGACGAGGTGGGGCTCGGGAAAACGATCGAGGCGGGCCTTGCGATCCGGTCCCTTACCCTGTCCGGCATCGCCTCGAGGGTGCTGATTGCTTCCCCTGCCTCGCTGACGCGACAATGGCAGCGCGAGATGAAGTCGAAGTTTCTGCTCGATTTCGCCCGGACGGCCCCGCGGGGGCGAATGAGCCATGAACGCCTCGACGAGGACTCGAACCCGGTCGAGGTTTCCGAAGGGGGCCTTCTCGCCCCGAACCTGGTGATCGCCTCAACCGGCTTGCTGACGCACAGGACTAGGCGCAGCGAGGTCCGGGGTGCCAAGGGGTGGGATATCGCCCTCGTGGACGAGGCCCATTATGCGCGTGCGGTGCACCGGCAGAACCAGCTCTACTCACTCATAGATGAGGTGATCCGCCCGAAAGCTCGCGCCCTTCTACTCGCGACGGCGACCCCAATGCAGCTCGCGATGCAGGAGGCGTTCGACCTGATGCGGCTCACGGGACGGGTCGGGAGCTTCGGGCTCGATGACGACATCTCGCGACAGTACTACGAGGCGGTCCAGGAATTCGTTCGGGGCCGGGGCCGGATCTCCGACGCGACGCTGGAGTTCCTGCGCCGCGCCATTCTCGAGATCAAGCTGCTCGACCCGGAGTACTGGACATTCATTATGAGCGCTTACCGTTCGCCAGCAGATCAGCGGACCGTGGCCCGTTGGGTGGAGGAAGCGCGCCCGTTCCCTGCCGGGGACTGGCGACTTATCGCCCGGGTTCTGCGCGCGGCCGCCCCGCTCTCGCGCGTCATGTTGCGTCACACTAGGGACCTTCTGCGGCTCTACCGGGACAGCGGAAAGCTGAACGCAAACTTGGCCGAAAGGCATGTGCGTCCACTCGACCCGATCAACTTCTCGCCGACCGAGCGGCGCGTCTACGACGCGCTCGAGGCATACTGTCGGGATCTCGACACCCGCGTTCGGGCCTCCGCCCGCCAGGAGGACCAGCGACGCGTCGCCTCCGTCGGCTTCTATCTAAGCTTCCTTCGGCTCCGTTTCGCTTCCAGCCTCCATGCGATCCGCAAGACGCTGGAGCGGCGGACAGAGAAGGTGAAAGCCACCCTTCGGGCCCACCAGCACGCCGGGTTCAATCCTACCAACGAGGAGCTGGAAGAAGCCGTATTCGAAGGGGATGATGAAGGGGACGAGGTCGCCGTCGATGCTCTGCTGGACGGGCGCACCGAATCTGACCTCCTTTGGGAGCAGGAGGCGCTTCGGGGTCTATTGGATCGCCTCGACGAGTTAGTCGGTGTGCCGTCAAAGCTCGACCGGCTCCTGTCCGAGTTGAACGCGCGGCGCCAAGGCAGCCGGTTTCGACAGACGGTGGTCTTCACCCGTTTCAAGGACACACTTGATCACTTGGTCGACGAGCTCCGCTCCCGGATGCCTAGCGCGCTGGTCGGCACCTTCTCCGGGGCGGGCGGCAGCCGTTACGACCCTGCCGCTGGGAAGATGATCAGCACCACACGCCTCGAGATCACCCAAAGCTTCGTCCGCGGGGATATCGACGTCCTGCTGTGTACGGACGCCGCGGCTGAAGGGCTGAATCTCCAGACCGCAGACCTGCTGATAAACTTTGACCTTCCTTGGAACCCGGCGAAGGTGGAGCAGCGGATCGGGCGCATCGACCGGATCGGCCAGAAGTATCATGAGATCTTCGTCGCGAACTACGCTTACGCCGGGTCGGCGGAGGAGCGGGTCTACGGGCGACTCCTCTCCCGTCTCGCTGAGGCGGGCCTGATAGTTGGCCCACAACAAATCGCACTGCTGCCGGTCACCGAGGCAGACTTCCGAGCCCTCGAGAACCCTAGTGTCTCGGCCGACGAGCTCCGGCGGATAGAGACAGAAGCGGCCGAACGGCTACGTCGATCCAAAGCGGCGGCTGAGGCCCTCGAGATTCCGCCAAAGGAGCTGCAGGAGTTCTACCGGGCCTGGGAGCGGTCGGGCGACTTCGCCGCCCCAGTCTCGTTGGCGGACATTGATGTCGCGCTGACTTCCCTCGCAAAAGTGGCCCCGCATCTTCTCTCCGTGACCGAACATCCCGGTATCTTCGCCCTTCGTTACGAGGACGGACGGGTTTCTCATATCACCGCATCACGGGAACTTCTTGATCGGCCTCCGCCTGAGGTTCGGACTACGCTAGAGTTCGCGTCCTACGGCGCTCCCGCCTTCGATCATCTCTTGGAACAGCTCCCGGATTTGCACGCGGGGTGGATGGCGCGTGTCAGTGTTTCAGGGGCACTCGGAAACAACGGGATCGAGAGAGTCGGCTTCTGTGTTGCCACTACGACCGGTCCGGTCAGTGCGCTACGGGTCGCTGACCTTAAGGAGATTGAGATTGATCCGAATGCCACGGTTGGAGAGGTCGACTCGGCGCCGGTCGAAGCCGAACTGGCAAAGGCGCTAACGGACGAGATCCGCGCCGTCGAGAAAGGCATTGATGACGTCAACGCGAACAGGCGCGCGTCCGCGGAGCAGCTGGTCCTATCCCACGAGATCGCTGCCGCATATCTGGAGACCGCAACCGGCGCAAACGACGCGGATGATCTGCACCGTCGCCTTCGGGATGAACTGATACCGAACAGGCCCCACGGTCTCCTAGTCCGAATGCAGCCGGCTCGCCTCGCTCATCGAACACCGATGCTTTCTGAGACCTCGTTTCGAGGGATACCGGGCGATGAGGCTAACGTGCACATTTCTCCCCCGCAGCTAAAGGCGGCTGAAATCAAGATTGACGGGGTGATCCGAGAGATGCGGCGTCAGGGGGAAGAGATGTATCGAGAAGAGGCAGCCGCTCGTCTAAGGCGCAAGGTGGCCAGACTCTGA
- a CDS encoding DUF1156 domain-containing protein → MKDLSNDLRLMESGFPCHQVGAETQRERGSSSALPPLYFLHVWWARRPLIPSRAAIQASLLGSDADPEAFVRDLGIMKKVAIVGDQEWTLVGKPLAHVRRTASGESLLLDEKGMKFLDAEVERRERNREIIDRLTSYDPAFSRDPVVIRWERDSAAFRLPLPAEGTRLRVEERAADPAHVNDRVAFAKLDRVKKALGETIRWDPEDLYAYNRAYANSPEYRPTGLTVLDATAGGGSIPFEALRLGHTVIANELNPVATTILHATLDFPARFGPELLNDIQKWGDRLVSEVEAEMLDVTPRSPLPEAERQKLERVVRGDPELMRVYGQTEHDQNGILYCRMVRCPSCGGEAPLMNSQWLAKSGSDQWGVRIVPHGDKTVSFETYEVKGGKGPNGEDPDGSTVTRGIGQCVHCRQAISGDEIKAQANGESRHGDWWDRVYAVQAVRFQPKMDARGRPQRYASGDRTGEVKTEKVKFFRAATEFDIAALERAQGRLVDNWGRWESSDLIPTEAIPTGSKTSEPLRYGMKRWSDLFAPRQLLGHLTMIERFRSLQPEIRASLGEARGNAVITYLQFMVDKFVDYNSRQTRWIPQRTSVSGTFSRHDFSLKWTYGEMPYSGPASGLRWALSQVIDAYKGIADLALTVHRAQDGTLPLTVLNGSAGNMAPVASGSVDLVCFDPPYYDNVQYGELSDFYYVWQKRGLRDVYPELFSRRFVNKKEEAVANPARDGSAKKAKAAYERMMGEIFAECRRVLSDDGVMTLMFTHKKQEAWETLTRSLIESGWVITACMPVESEFGYSTHQMNLAAAASTIFITCRKRVDEDAEPAAWQGIGGTGVAARIRAAVRDGLAEFDRLNLSPVDEMIASFGRALQVLSERWPVYDGDDVVSPVQAMTAASAVVAAHQITRITQGRLSVDELDTETGVALTILGAFGTAEFAFDDARNLANALNVAIEGKSGNYTVADRRVGLATQQSGATYAAPLVKSGSKVRLAAPEERAPARIEKPQTAWDRLHGLIAAYRQGEDVLVRAYFEKHCLPQAQLLRDLLEVYRAEIGDERLQKEVDWVRFALESFGDAQ, encoded by the coding sequence ATGAAGGATTTGTCGAACGACCTGCGGCTCATGGAGAGCGGCTTCCCGTGTCACCAGGTGGGCGCGGAAACGCAACGAGAGCGCGGGTCCAGCTCGGCCCTGCCACCCCTCTACTTCCTCCACGTCTGGTGGGCGCGACGCCCCCTGATCCCGTCTCGAGCGGCTATCCAGGCGTCCCTCCTCGGGTCCGATGCCGATCCAGAAGCCTTCGTCCGGGACCTCGGAATCATGAAGAAAGTCGCGATCGTCGGCGACCAGGAATGGACCCTTGTCGGGAAGCCGCTGGCGCATGTGCGCCGGACCGCTTCAGGCGAGTCCCTTCTTCTGGACGAGAAGGGAATGAAGTTCCTGGATGCAGAGGTCGAACGGCGCGAGCGGAACCGGGAGATCATCGACCGCCTGACCTCCTATGATCCGGCGTTTTCCCGCGATCCTGTCGTGATCCGTTGGGAGCGGGATTCCGCAGCGTTTCGGTTGCCACTTCCGGCGGAAGGCACCCGGCTCCGCGTTGAAGAGCGCGCGGCTGACCCGGCGCATGTCAACGACCGCGTCGCTTTCGCCAAACTCGACCGAGTGAAGAAGGCGCTGGGCGAGACCATTCGTTGGGACCCGGAGGACCTTTACGCCTACAACCGCGCCTATGCGAACTCTCCGGAATACCGGCCGACCGGGTTGACGGTTCTGGACGCGACTGCCGGGGGAGGCAGCATTCCGTTCGAGGCGCTGCGCCTTGGACACACCGTGATTGCCAACGAGCTGAACCCGGTCGCGACCACGATCCTGCATGCGACCCTCGACTTTCCGGCTCGGTTCGGCCCCGAACTGCTGAACGACATTCAGAAATGGGGCGATCGACTGGTTTCCGAGGTCGAGGCGGAGATGCTCGACGTCACCCCGCGCTCACCGTTGCCTGAGGCCGAGCGTCAGAAGCTTGAGCGAGTCGTGCGCGGAGATCCGGAGCTGATGCGCGTCTATGGCCAAACGGAGCATGACCAGAACGGGATCCTCTACTGCCGAATGGTAAGATGTCCCTCTTGTGGCGGAGAAGCGCCGTTGATGAACAGCCAATGGCTGGCCAAGTCAGGGAGCGATCAGTGGGGCGTCAGGATCGTCCCTCACGGAGACAAAACCGTATCTTTCGAAACTTACGAAGTGAAGGGCGGTAAAGGTCCAAATGGAGAAGACCCTGACGGCTCTACCGTTACGCGCGGCATTGGGCAGTGTGTCCATTGTCGACAGGCGATCTCCGGGGATGAGATCAAGGCACAAGCGAATGGGGAAAGCCGTCACGGTGATTGGTGGGACCGCGTTTATGCGGTCCAAGCGGTGCGCTTCCAACCGAAGATGGATGCTCGCGGTCGCCCTCAACGGTATGCTTCAGGAGATCGCACGGGCGAAGTAAAGACTGAGAAAGTAAAGTTCTTCCGTGCGGCAACGGAGTTTGACATCGCTGCTTTGGAACGAGCTCAAGGCCGCTTGGTTGATAATTGGGGCCGCTGGGAATCGTCTGACTTGATCCCTACAGAAGCCATCCCAACGGGCTCAAAGACAAGCGAACCATTGCGCTACGGAATGAAGCGTTGGAGCGATCTATTTGCACCTCGGCAGCTCCTGGGCCATCTCACTATGATTGAACGATTTCGGAGCCTGCAGCCTGAGATCCGCGCATCGCTCGGCGAGGCTCGCGGAAATGCTGTCATTACTTACCTGCAGTTCATGGTGGACAAGTTTGTCGACTACAATAGCCGGCAGACACGTTGGATCCCTCAGCGAACATCGGTTTCCGGGACTTTCAGCCGTCATGACTTTTCGCTGAAGTGGACTTACGGCGAGATGCCGTACTCTGGGCCTGCGAGTGGTCTCAGGTGGGCGCTTTCCCAAGTGATCGATGCGTATAAGGGGATTGCTGATCTGGCACTCACGGTTCACCGGGCTCAGGATGGAACTCTGCCCCTGACCGTCCTGAACGGTTCGGCAGGAAATATGGCGCCGGTCGCGTCCGGCTCGGTCGATCTCGTCTGCTTCGATCCGCCCTACTACGACAACGTTCAATACGGCGAACTCTCGGACTTCTACTACGTCTGGCAGAAACGCGGCCTTCGCGATGTCTATCCCGAGCTTTTCTCGCGCCGCTTCGTGAATAAGAAAGAAGAGGCCGTCGCGAACCCTGCGCGCGATGGATCAGCGAAGAAAGCCAAAGCCGCTTATGAGCGCATGATGGGCGAGATTTTCGCCGAGTGCCGCCGTGTCCTCAGTGATGATGGCGTCATGACCTTGATGTTTACACACAAGAAGCAGGAGGCGTGGGAGACCCTGACGCGGTCCCTGATCGAGTCGGGTTGGGTCATCACCGCCTGCATGCCAGTTGAGTCGGAATTTGGCTACTCAACACACCAAATGAACTTGGCGGCTGCCGCTTCGACCATCTTCATCACCTGCCGCAAGCGGGTCGATGAGGACGCAGAACCGGCCGCCTGGCAGGGGATCGGTGGGACCGGGGTCGCCGCCCGGATCCGCGCGGCAGTTCGAGACGGCCTAGCCGAGTTCGACCGTCTGAACCTCAGCCCGGTCGATGAGATGATCGCCAGCTTCGGGCGGGCGCTTCAGGTCCTGTCGGAGCGTTGGCCAGTGTATGACGGGGATGATGTGGTCTCTCCGGTTCAGGCGATGACCGCCGCCAGCGCCGTCGTGGCAGCGCACCAGATCACCCGGATCACGCAGGGTCGCCTCTCGGTCGATGAGCTGGACACGGAGACCGGCGTCGCGCTCACCATCCTCGGCGCATTCGGCACGGCCGAGTTCGCCTTCGACGACGCGCGGAACCTCGCAAACGCCCTGAACGTCGCGATCGAAGGGAAGAGCGGGAACTATACCGTTGCCGATCGCCGAGTGGGCCTTGCGACCCAGCAGTCCGGGGCGACCTATGCCGCGCCCCTCGTGAAGTCGGGTTCGAAGGTGCGCCTTGCGGCACCGGAAGAGCGGGCCCCTGCGCGCATTGAAAAACCCCAGACTGCTTGGGACCGGCTGCACGGTCTGATCGCCGCCTATCGGCAAGGGGAGGACGTTCTAGTCCGGGCCTACTTCGAGAAGCACTGTCTGCCGCAGGCGCAACTGCTGCGAGACTTGCTGGAGGTTTACCGGGCCGAGATCGGGGATGAGCGTCTCCAGAAAGAGGTCGACTGGGTGCGCTTTGCCCTTGAGAGCTTCGGGGACGCGCAGTGA
- a CDS encoding ATP-binding protein yields MTNSENNTNGLLSLYDSCTPRADIIKGTFNPELFTASLNQVMDSYAGQSVAETPYTDASVFFGEATYPTSGMRDLLSTVFLRVAGDTTASAITRLETGFGGGKTHSLIGLVHCAKCGTEIRELVDPLFPGLPLPAPGAVDVVAIAGDVLSVNKPSGAALIPHTLWGELAMQVGGETLYRELEGDATSVAAPGKDFFKRVLDGRKVIILIDELAQYVARFEAAHPGKGATQVAAFLMSLSTFARSASGIAVVISLASSSDAFARQSESLGTELTRITGSEVAPEEAAQRAARAVGETESVVARDALPIKPVPQSELARVLARRLFSHIDPEAAERAAEAYAALYASSPADLPSEAKQTDYADRIRASYPFHPTFLRFLNEKLASIETFQGTRGVLRVMTLAIRLLWQKRPYAPMIHVGHLDFSDRLMADEIVGSRLKAGDMQIVLNTDVGGPQSDALASNRSRAQMRDAANPLPSGVPYHEMTWRVVLVNSLVGRAGGVSNNLFGINEADALLSVLMPGLPATAVKTALEAIQKHAYYLREDGGKFFANTDPTINRALSDIREGVKRDDALRLILEASRKVITNQNGIFEVREDVTAPQDMAESPRRPSIGIVRVDAPRIVVDDFIQTVGNGQPRISQNHVALLIPNTVPTDRDSDGMFGDQRAQQSLDRLLELARDVRAMEKLAADPGAYGLTLRQLDDDFQGRRARARNDLNVAVSKSYTRLVYPGSDGIAIREIRVAGGEGGAPVAEQVKEILRKDGEVIETDRAATMEIVRGLSQLFFGLGGDTPTVNGIRDAFAQQRRWPILENPSVLNRVISAGVERGVWCLFRFTDAKSDRPDEIYDAQNQVPLNVDLSADGWSIIQVAKARARGWIKGEKPSEDKIREWAAEVARLATETRVSDIVEKVKEKSEAVTDADVLNVIPKVIAQDRYLIHDGEPAQQEKPNGFREGVEATIRPPRPDDVLIVRAEAARRGWLASAPQTLLIEEEGDAPRVLLPLVKRLGRVGANGTKSTVDDLRVQALKVPGGASIDLKISGATPESLKALDELFETVMTVGRVDADTFASIEIEHPDDECALVAELKKGAE; encoded by the coding sequence ATGACGAACTCGGAAAACAATACCAATGGACTGTTGTCCCTCTATGACAGTTGCACCCCGCGTGCGGATATTATCAAGGGGACTTTCAACCCAGAGCTTTTCACTGCGAGCCTGAACCAGGTGATGGATAGCTATGCAGGTCAAAGTGTTGCGGAGACCCCCTACACTGATGCCTCTGTCTTCTTCGGAGAGGCGACATACCCCACGAGCGGGATGCGCGACCTATTGTCCACCGTCTTCCTGAGGGTCGCTGGAGACACCACGGCGAGCGCGATCACCCGTCTTGAGACCGGGTTTGGTGGTGGGAAGACCCACTCCCTGATCGGGCTGGTCCACTGCGCCAAATGTGGAACGGAGATTCGCGAGCTCGTTGACCCCCTCTTTCCGGGCCTGCCGCTGCCTGCGCCGGGCGCCGTGGACGTCGTAGCGATCGCGGGAGACGTTCTCTCTGTGAATAAGCCGTCCGGTGCCGCGCTCATCCCCCATACCCTCTGGGGCGAGCTTGCAATGCAGGTGGGAGGTGAGACGCTCTACAGGGAATTAGAAGGGGACGCCACCTCGGTTGCAGCGCCCGGCAAGGACTTCTTCAAACGGGTACTCGACGGGCGTAAGGTGATTATCCTTATCGACGAGCTTGCACAGTATGTCGCGCGGTTCGAGGCAGCGCATCCGGGAAAGGGCGCAACACAAGTGGCTGCCTTCCTCATGTCCTTGTCGACCTTCGCCCGGTCCGCATCCGGCATCGCGGTCGTGATCTCCCTTGCCAGCTCATCGGACGCTTTCGCCCGCCAAAGCGAGAGCCTTGGAACCGAACTTACTCGGATCACAGGGTCCGAGGTCGCCCCGGAGGAGGCTGCGCAACGGGCCGCGCGCGCCGTCGGCGAGACCGAGAGCGTCGTTGCGCGTGATGCGCTACCAATTAAGCCAGTCCCACAGAGCGAGCTCGCCCGGGTTCTCGCCCGCCGACTGTTTTCGCACATCGATCCCGAAGCAGCAGAAAGGGCCGCGGAGGCTTATGCCGCTCTTTACGCCAGCTCACCGGCCGACCTGCCTTCAGAGGCGAAACAGACCGACTATGCGGACCGGATCCGGGCTAGCTACCCCTTCCACCCGACTTTCCTGCGGTTCCTGAACGAAAAGCTCGCTTCGATCGAAACGTTTCAGGGAACTCGCGGGGTTCTGCGGGTTATGACGCTGGCGATCAGGCTCCTCTGGCAGAAGCGGCCGTACGCCCCAATGATCCATGTGGGGCATCTCGACTTCTCGGACCGGCTGATGGCGGACGAGATCGTGGGAAGTCGTCTCAAGGCGGGCGATATGCAGATCGTCCTCAACACCGACGTCGGGGGGCCTCAGTCAGATGCGCTCGCCTCGAACCGGAGCCGAGCTCAGATGCGCGACGCCGCCAACCCGCTCCCGTCTGGGGTTCCATACCACGAGATGACTTGGCGCGTCGTTCTGGTGAACAGCCTGGTTGGCCGCGCCGGTGGGGTGTCCAACAACCTGTTTGGGATCAACGAGGCAGACGCCCTCCTCTCCGTACTGATGCCGGGGCTGCCCGCAACCGCTGTGAAGACCGCCCTCGAGGCAATTCAGAAGCACGCCTATTATCTGCGAGAGGATGGGGGAAAGTTCTTTGCGAACACCGACCCGACCATCAACCGGGCCCTCAGCGACATCCGTGAGGGGGTGAAACGGGATGACGCTTTGCGGCTTATCCTCGAGGCGTCTCGGAAGGTGATCACTAACCAGAACGGAATCTTCGAGGTTCGAGAAGACGTGACCGCCCCACAAGACATGGCTGAGTCCCCCCGTCGCCCCTCGATCGGGATCGTTCGGGTCGACGCCCCGCGCATAGTCGTCGACGATTTCATTCAAACGGTGGGGAACGGACAGCCGAGGATATCTCAGAACCATGTGGCGCTTCTGATCCCCAACACTGTTCCGACAGACCGGGACAGTGATGGGATGTTCGGCGACCAGCGGGCGCAACAGAGCCTAGACAGGCTCCTTGAGCTGGCGCGAGATGTCCGGGCTATGGAGAAGCTCGCCGCCGACCCCGGCGCCTATGGACTCACTCTCCGGCAACTTGATGACGATTTCCAAGGCCGCCGAGCGCGGGCCCGGAACGACCTAAACGTTGCGGTAAGCAAGAGCTACACCCGGCTTGTATATCCGGGGTCCGACGGCATCGCGATCCGAGAGATTCGGGTTGCTGGCGGTGAAGGGGGTGCCCCGGTTGCCGAGCAGGTCAAGGAGATCTTACGCAAGGACGGAGAGGTAATCGAGACGGATCGGGCAGCCACCATGGAGATCGTTCGTGGCCTCTCGCAGCTCTTCTTCGGCCTTGGCGGGGATACACCAACCGTCAACGGGATCCGGGACGCGTTCGCGCAGCAACGGCGCTGGCCAATTCTAGAAAACCCAAGCGTCTTGAACCGCGTAATCTCCGCAGGTGTAGAGCGAGGTGTCTGGTGCTTGTTCCGCTTCACCGACGCCAAGAGCGATCGGCCTGACGAGATTTACGACGCGCAAAACCAGGTCCCGCTGAACGTCGATCTCTCTGCCGATGGGTGGTCTATCATTCAGGTGGCGAAGGCCCGAGCCCGCGGCTGGATCAAGGGTGAGAAGCCGTCCGAAGACAAGATCAGGGAATGGGCAGCAGAGGTGGCGCGGCTTGCCACTGAAACCCGCGTCTCCGACATCGTAGAGAAGGTCAAAGAGAAATCTGAGGCCGTGACAGACGCGGACGTCCTGAACGTTATCCCCAAGGTGATCGCGCAGGACCGATACCTCATTCACGATGGCGAGCCGGCGCAGCAAGAAAAGCCAAACGGCTTTCGTGAAGGTGTCGAAGCGACCATCCGTCCCCCGCGCCCCGATGATGTGCTGATTGTCCGGGCTGAAGCTGCGAGGCGCGGCTGGCTCGCGAGCGCGCCCCAGACCCTTCTGATCGAAGAAGAAGGAGACGCACCGAGGGTTCTTCTGCCTTTGGTCAAGCGTCTCGGTCGTGTGGGCGCCAATGGCACTAAATCGACAGTGGATGACCTCAGGGTCCAGGCCCTCAAGGTACCCGGAGGAGCATCGATCGACCTCAAGATTTCAGGCGCAACACCAGAAAGCCTGAAAGCACTGGATGAATTGTTCGAAACCGTGATGACCGTTGGCCGGGTCGATGCCGACACATTTGCGTCGATCGAAATTGAACATCCGGATGATGAGTGCGCCTTGGTGGCAGAGCTCAAGAAAGGCGCTGAATGA
- a CDS encoding WYL domain-containing protein: MEDSKAELRWGVEQRLEFIEFRLFWEGRVNRSDLMDQFGVSVNQASADLNRYIGLAPDNMVYDKSARTYVRTPDFKAHFSEPDASKYLAQLRSVADGILDRDDAWITELPPFASAPTPVRGVNPATLRSVVGAIRRSEAIEVKYQSLSRPEPSWRWIAPHAIAFDGFRWHARAYCLTDECFKDFLLSRILDIRGSRESDTSADEDCDWHCEVTLEVGPHPELSETQAKVIALDYGMRGGKAKIKVRRALLYYALKRLGLDTDPSARTPQNQQIILINRGDVMAAIPSSQKSGSRLSTARRIGAKK, from the coding sequence GTGGAAGACAGCAAGGCGGAGCTTCGCTGGGGCGTCGAGCAACGGCTCGAGTTCATCGAGTTCCGCCTGTTTTGGGAGGGGCGCGTGAACCGCAGCGACCTGATGGATCAGTTCGGAGTTTCGGTGAACCAGGCGTCGGCCGACCTGAATCGCTACATCGGCCTGGCGCCCGACAACATGGTCTATGACAAGAGCGCCCGGACCTATGTCCGCACGCCAGACTTCAAGGCCCATTTCAGCGAACCCGACGCCAGCAAGTATCTGGCCCAGCTGCGTTCGGTCGCCGATGGCATCCTTGACCGTGACGACGCCTGGATCACGGAGCTTCCGCCGTTTGCATCCGCACCGACGCCGGTGCGTGGCGTCAATCCTGCAACGCTCCGATCAGTCGTTGGCGCCATTCGCCGGTCGGAAGCGATCGAGGTAAAATACCAAAGTCTGTCCCGCCCCGAGCCGAGCTGGCGCTGGATCGCGCCCCACGCCATCGCCTTCGACGGGTTCCGCTGGCACGCCCGGGCGTATTGCCTGACTGACGAATGCTTCAAGGACTTCCTGCTTTCACGAATTCTCGACATCCGCGGATCAAGGGAGAGCGATACATCGGCCGACGAAGATTGCGACTGGCATTGTGAGGTTACTCTGGAAGTTGGGCCCCACCCCGAGCTCTCAGAAACACAGGCGAAGGTCATCGCTCTCGACTACGGCATGCGCGGCGGAAAGGCCAAGATAAAGGTCCGACGCGCATTGCTCTACTACGCTTTAAAGCGCCTCGGTCTCGACACTGATCCGAGCGCACGTACACCTCAAAACCAACAAATCATCTTGATAAATCGTGGCGATGTAATGGCAGCCATACCCAGCAGTCAGAAAAGCGGCAGCCGACTAAGCACGGCACGGCGGATTGGCGCCAAGAAATGA